A genomic segment from Amphiura filiformis chromosome 10, Afil_fr2py, whole genome shotgun sequence encodes:
- the LOC140162409 gene encoding uncharacterized protein — translation MSTDRQHDHWMTPSTASRRRCPKYNKCVAIATGSFQICCGSALFVLGIKALQVGAGASLSRPIWSICGGISVTFFLVTGIIGIVSKNQKRFLVKLYMALSILSLICAFGQLIFDTRASLLHENCTGCPEDLRVVHSLAAVVGGLEVFVALAAFANCRSGYFGPRGEDDSVVYYYTRSPDDYVTMVIPPGYAIINPLQSSRMEPPNHRRFTGQMVEPTGQPTHSPLFLPATYAIPPYHYNECAPPDSAVFT, via the exons ATGTCTACTGACCGGCAGCATGATCATTGGATGACACCATCTACTGCAAGCAGGCGTCGGTGCCCGAAATATAATAAATGCGTTGCTATAGCAACCGGATCTTTTCAG ATATGTTGTGGGTCTGCCTTATTTGTATTGGGTATTAAAGCTCTTCAAGTTGGCGCTGGCGCTAGCCTCTCTCGTCCAATTTGGAGCATCTGCGGGGGGATTTCTGTAACT TTCTTCTTAGTCACCGGTATTATTGGCATCGTCTCAAAAAATCAAAAGCGGTTTCTG GTTAAATTGTACATGGCCTTGTCCATATTATCATTAATATGCGCCTTTGGACAGCTGATATTTGACACGAGGGCATCCTTACTTCATGAGAATTGCACTGGCTGTCCG GAAGACTTAAGAGTTGTTCATAGTCTTGCAGCCGTCGTTGGAGGTTTAGAAGTGTTTGTAGCCTTGGCTGCGTTTGCAAACTGCCGCTCTGGCTATTTTGGCCCTCGCGGGGAGGACGACAGTGTG GTATATTATTATACTCGCTCACCTGATGATTATGTAACTATGGTCATCCCGCCAGGCTACGCCATCATAAATCCTTTGCAGTCATCCAGAATGGAACCACCAAATCACCGGCGATTTACAGGACAGATGGTCGAGCCTACAGGACAACCCACACACTCACCGTTATTTTTACCGGCGACTTATGCAATTCCACCCTACCATTACAATGAATGTGCTCCACCAG ATTCTGCAGTATTCACTTAA
- the LOC140162411 gene encoding uncharacterized protein translates to MVSKKNCAICLGGTVIIAVILTIGGFAGWGIATSEIKIEDIKSFTSMLVNEQIEKAQVTLKTILIDVTNATGIKDTFSDVSWLQDPRFYTIPLVTLTAEQEKDIIEQYGADIFVSMEELESINDVGNGLRKRQAGFSRICPSRVTSVTQLVAFADGGSGQLVQVNNRVQWAFNENCTSSICNSATTGQCSCKLVKRKQTAKVFVILKDSKVSTTPVEKIVEVQSCAAVV, encoded by the exons ATGGTTTCTAAGAAGAATTGTGCAATCTGTTTAGGCGGCACCGTAATTATTGCAGTGATTTTAACTATTGGTGGTTTCGCAGGATGGGGCATAGCCACGAGTGAGATCAAGATAGAGGATATAAAAAGTTTCACATCGATGCTAGTTAACGAACAG ATCGAAAAGGCACAAGTTACATTAAAGACCATTCTTATTGATGTGACCAATGCGACTGGTATAAAAGACACTTTTAGTGATGTAAGTTGGCTACAAGATCCCCGGTTTTATACGATTCCTCTAGTCACCCTTACCGCGGAACAAGAGAAAGATATCATCGAACA ATATGGAGCCGATATTTTTGTGTCAATGGAAGAACTTGAATCGATTAACGACGTTGGTAACGGGTTACGTAAACGTCAAGCGGGGTTTTCACGTATTTGCCCTTCTCGCGTTACGTCAGTTACCCAGCTTGTAGCTTTCGCTGACGGAGGCTCTGGACAACTCGTTCAG GTCAACAATCGCGTGCAATGGGCTTTCAACGAAAATTGCACTTCAAGTATTTGCAATTCTGCTACGACTGGGCAATGTTCATGCAAATTAGTAAAACGAAAGCAAACAGCTAAGGTGTTTGTTATCTTGAAAGACTCTAAGGTGTCCACCACACCCGTGGAAAAGATAGTGGAGGTACAGAGTTGTGCTGCAGTGGTCTAA